The DNA segment AACGCCTGGGTCTCGAAGGTCTCGCGGGCGGGATCGATGACGACCGAACCGTTGCGCGTCACCTCCATCACCGCCAGGGCCCGCTCGGTGATGCCCTCCGGCATCAGGCGGAAGATGCCGTCCATACCGGCGAAGCCGTTCGGGTTGGTCAGGTCGTGCGGTTCGAACGGGCGGTCGTCCATGCTGCCGCGGGCCAGGACGGAGGCAAGGGCCGTGGCGTCGTAGGCCAGCGTGGCCAGCCGGTGCGGGCGCTGCCCGTAGATCTGCTCGTACCGCTTCTCGAAATCGGCCCTGGCGCTCGGCGGCGGGGCGGCGAACCAGCCGCCGACCAGCGCCGGTTCCCGCCCGAGATCGGGCTCATCCCACTGGCCGGTGCCCAGGAACTTCACCGGGCCGGGGTCCACGTCGAAGAAGGGGAACAGGGCCGCAAGCTCCCGCAGGGACTGACCGCCTTCCGCCAGCATCACGGCGCGGAAGGGCAGGTCCCCGAAGGTCTCTGCGTTCTGCAGCCGGCGCAAGGCCTGCTTGGCCGCCCCGTCGCCCTGTTCCGCCAGCTGGGCCAGCTTCGCCCGCTCCTCCTCCAGCGCCTGGCGGCGCTGGTCGAAGTCGGACAGGCGCTTCACCACCTCCGTCACGTCGGTCTGGCCGGGGGTGTAGCGCTCCACCTTCGTGACCTCGCCGCCAGTGCGGGCGACGGTCTGGGTCAGGCTGTCCACCACGGCCTGACCGTGTGGCGTGGTGGGGGCCAGGACGCCGAATGTGGAATAGCCCTGCGCCGCCGCATAGCCGACGACGCGCGCCACCTGCTCCTGCGGCTGGAGGCCAAGCACCCAGAGTCCGCCGCCGGCGATGTTCCAGTCATTGGAGAAGGCCAGGACCGGCACCCCGGCGGAGGCCGCCATCGGCTTCACGGCGGCGGCATCGGGGCTGAACAGGGGGCCGAGGATCAGGTCCGCCCCCTTCTCCAGCACGTCGCCGGCCGCGGCGGTCGCACCCCCGGCATTTCCGCCGGTGTCGCGGGGCAGCAGCAGGATACGGTCGTCCGCCACGTCGAACAGGGCCATCTGCGCGGCATCCAGCATGGACTGGCCGACCACGGCCCCCGGTCCGGACAGCGGCACCAGCAGCGCCACCCTGATCTTTCCGTCTTCCACGGGAACCGGTTGAGCAGGCTCCGGAAGCTGGACCTGCGGCGGGACTTGCGGCGTCGGGGCCGGGGCCGGTACGTTGGACCCGCTGGAGCAAGCGCCCAGCAGCCCCGTGAGCGCAAGCGCCCCCGCCAGAAGGCGCATCCGTGCCGCACCCGTACCCTTGGACATCGTCATCTCCGCCATGGCTCCTTCAACTCCCCCGGACCGGGACGGCCCGACCTGTTCAAGCAACATTCCGGGAACCGCCGATCCGGACGATCGGGCGGATGATACCACCGATGCGCCGGAGCCTAACGGCACCGCCGCCGCACGTAAACCGTCCCCCGGCCTGTACATCGTCGCGACCCCCATCGGCAATGCCGGCGACATCACGTTGCGGGCGCTGGAGACGCTGAAGGGCGTCGACACCATCGCCTGCGAGGATACACGCGTCACCGGCAAGCTGATGCAGCGATACGGCGTGCGCACCCGGCTGGTTCCATACCACGATCACAACGCGGCGAAGATGCGGCCGCAGATCCTGTCCCGCATCGCGGCGGGGGAGGCCATCGCGCTGGTGTCCGACGCCGGCACGCCGCTGGTGTCCGACCCCGGCTACAAGCTGGTGCGCGACGCGGCGGCCCAGGGCCTGCCGGTCACCCATCTGCCGGGGGCCAGCGCCGCTTTGACCGCCCTGGTGCTGTCCGGCCTGCCCAGCGACCGCTTCCTGTT comes from the Indioceanicola profundi genome and includes:
- a CDS encoding penicillin-binding protein activator, with protein sequence MAEMTMSKGTGAARMRLLAGALALTGLLGACSSGSNVPAPAPTPQVPPQVQLPEPAQPVPVEDGKIRVALLVPLSGPGAVVGQSMLDAAQMALFDVADDRILLLPRDTGGNAGGATAAAGDVLEKGADLILGPLFSPDAAAVKPMAASAGVPVLAFSNDWNIAGGGLWVLGLQPQEQVARVVGYAAAQGYSTFGVLAPTTPHGQAVVDSLTQTVARTGGEVTKVERYTPGQTDVTEVVKRLSDFDQRRQALEEERAKLAQLAEQGDGAAKQALRRLQNAETFGDLPFRAVMLAEGGQSLRELAALFPFFDVDPGPVKFLGTGQWDEPDLGREPALVGGWFAAPPPSARADFEKRYEQIYGQRPHRLATLAYDATALASVLARGSMDDRPFEPHDLTNPNGFAGMDGIFRLMPEGITERALAVMEVTRNGSVVIDPARETFETQAF
- the rsmI gene encoding 16S rRNA (cytidine(1402)-2'-O)-methyltransferase; translation: MDIVISAMAPSTPPDRDGPTCSSNIPGTADPDDRADDTTDAPEPNGTAAARKPSPGLYIVATPIGNAGDITLRALETLKGVDTIACEDTRVTGKLMQRYGVRTRLVPYHDHNAAKMRPQILSRIAAGEAIALVSDAGTPLVSDPGYKLVRDAAAQGLPVTHLPGASAALTALVLSGLPSDRFLFTGFLPNKQGARRAELEGLRPVKATLILYESAQRLEDLLQDAAEVLGGREAAVARELTKMFEEVRRGTLPDLAAHYREAGPPKGEVVVVIGPPPEGEAEADAADMDRLLRDALASMSVRDAAAHVATVTGQPKKAVYARALELSKE